TGGGGACATTACTCGATCCAATGTTGTAAGTACTTGATTTAGATGAAGACAATAACTTCACTACTGCCGTATTTAAGTCCTGCGCGTACAGACATTGATGCCTAATTCCTCCATCACCCAAAACCCATAATGTTGCATTTGACCTCACCAACTCAAATAAAACTGACAACATCCCTACCCTTCCGGCATCTATTATATTAGGGCATCTCAATATGTTCACATGAAATTTATTTTGATAATTTAATAATATCGATTCAGAGTCACACTTAGATCTTCCATACATATCGATAGGACTTGGGGCATCGTCATCTCGGATAAATTTATTCTTAACGCCTAAAAATATTGAATTTGAGGAAGTAAAAATGAAATTCTTTATACCGAGCGCAAGCGCAATTTTAGCTATGTTTCTAGTACCAACCACATTGTTATCGTATAAATTTCTCTGATTTCTAACCGCAAAATCAATTTGTGATGCCAAGTGAATAATTGCATCAAATTTCTGCCCACGTAATTTCTGTTCTAAATCCATAGAATCGCATAAATTACAAATGATCAGTTTTTCATTCGATAGAATGTCAGAAGGAACTAAATCTATTCCAACACACTCTATGTCCTGATTCAAGAGATATTTCGTGAGAATTGATCCATAGTATCCAGATACGCCAGTAATGAGGACTCTCAAAATCACTCCTTTGTCGCAATAGCTATAATTTGCCATCCATATTTGGATGAATTAATGTTGCCCCTGAATAATAAGGAAAATAATAACCCCACCATTTGGATTAACCTGGTTTTAATCGCTGAAGTGTTAAATGATACATCATTGACTAATTTATCACCACGAAAAAGCAGCATTAAACGATAGAGATTGAAAAATGGCCAGCCTGCTGAAACAATCTGAATTTTATTAAAACCACATTGCTGTAACAACTTTGAGAGACTATATTTGTTGTAGTGTCTTCTATGGCCGATATGGATATCAAGCTTTGACATAGGCCCACCAGGAAGTGTAATAATTAATACCCCGTCCTGTTCCAACAGATTCAATGCATTTTTCACGATTTTTTCAGGGTAATCAACATGCTCTAAAACATCACAACAAGTAATAATGTCAGCCTTTCTATACAGCTCTTTTATGAATAAATCTTGAGTTAAATCGGCTTGAATAAAAGTGGCTCCAGGGTTGTTCTGTCTCGAAATTTCTACTCCAATCTGGCTGTACTCCAAACCAATCATTTTTATGTTTTTAAATTCTCTGGAAAGTTTTTTGATTAAATCTCCCTGACCCGAGCCAAAATCAACAAGTAACGTTGCCTTTTTTTTGCTAATCTTATTAATTTCGCCAAATACAAGCCTATGTCTTAATATTTGCCCAGGGTTATAATCAGCCAGGGAATTTTGCTTTCCCCAATGATCATCCCAATTATCCGAAGCATTTGGTTTCATTTCCGCAAGCCCTCTAAATCACAAATTATCATTATATTATCACGCACCTAATAAATAAACCGTAATTCTATTTGAATGTATAGGTTACAATATTAATACTGGATAAATTTGCTGTGATTGGTTATAAATCCTATCGAACAATTATGAGTAATTACCCTCTTTTATAAGGATTGCCTCCAAGTCGCCGACCCAGTTCAAGCAGCAAAGTGAACGAGAACGTCTGCACTCCAAGAATAATCAATAGTAAACCGAATATGGCGAAGCGCGATAAACTACCGATAACAAAATCATTGGCGATATAGTCTGCAAGGAACTGAAGGTCCAGAGCGAAGCCCCCCGTGCATAGCAAGCCAGCAGTGATCATACCACGATCATAGGTAAATTTCTCCAGAATCGACCTTTCTATGCCGCTACGCAGGCCATGAGCATTTCTCGCCAGGATTCCGACTTGAAACAGAGAGTAGCCCAGCACCGTAGCTGTCAGTCCAAGCAATAGCATGTATATGTTGAAGCCGATCGGGCCAATAGAAATTGAGCCCCCCAGAGAAAGCAGCGAAATAATGAGGCCGATGAAGAAGGAGAAAACACCCGGCTTGATCAAAAATGAGTCCGGGCTATACACCAGCATCACTTTAAGATTAATCCAACCAGCAAGCCAGGGCGACCAGAAACCGGCACGCCGGTGATGGCTGTATCTTCCTTCCCGGTCTTTATAAAAAGAAACAGGTACTTCGGCTATCTTTAGGCCGATACGGGAAGCTTTCAGCACCATCTCCGATGCATACTCCCAGCCTTTTGAAGTAAGATTAATTTTAAGCAGAGCATCTTTTGTCAATCCACGCATTCCGCAATGAATGTCGCTATAGCTGCTATGGTAGATTCTGTTCAGAATCCAGGTCGTCAGCGGCGTACCGAAATAGCGATGAAGGGAAGGCATTGCGCCGGATTCGATTGTACCCGCAAAACGCGATCCCATCACAAATTCATTCCCGGCGCGAAAACTGTCGACGAAAACTTTAATTTCGCGAAAATCATAAGTCAAGTCACAGTCACCCATAATAATGAAACGGCCGCGAATCGACGGAATAACGTCGATATAGGCTTGGCCAAGACCCTTTTTAGGCGTACGAAGAACGCGCGCGCCTTTCGCGAGTGCAATATTGGGCGTGTCATCGGAAGAACTGTCGACAATAATAATTTCGCCAGACACTCCTGCTCGCTTTAAGCCTTCCCAGCACCAGTCAACAAACTCACCTATAGTGATTTCTTCGTTGAGTGCAGGCACTACGATACTGACTTCCGGTAGCTGGTCTATGCCTACATCGCTTTCAGGAATAATCAATTCTATACACTTTGGATTTCCGGAAATTCTCATCGCCATTTTGGATTCCTCAGGATTGACATTTTGACTTCATTTATATTTCGTTATTCATGGCTGCGATAGACGCTTCAATCGCTTGAGCTGAACTGCGCTGTGCCCGCCAACCAAGTTTCTTAATTTTATGGACATCGAACAAAACTTTCGGGACATCACCCTTCCATCCACGGTCGCCACCCGTATATTGATAGTCAACAGAACCTGGCTCGACTCCTGCCACCCGGCAGGCAATATCAGCAATTTCAGTTACGGAAATGTAGTCGTCGGTCGCGACGTTGAAAACGTCGAAGCATTGGCCTTGGATTTTAGCATTTTTGCCGAGAACCAGCAACATCGCATCTATGACATCTTCGACGTAAATATAAGACTTGGTTTGCGATCCATCGCCGAGTATGCGAAGCTTGGTCGGGTCATGTTTAAGCCTTCGGATAAAATCGTAACCGACTCCGTGAGTTTGTTTTGGACCAACGACATTGGCGAATCTAAATGCGCGGCCGTTCATAGAAAACATATGGCAATAAGACGAAATCAGAGCCTCACAGGCCATCTTGCTGGCGCCATAAGTTGAGATCGGGAAACAAGGACCATAGGATTCCGCGAACGCCACATCCGGCGCTTCGCCATAAATGCCGCTGCCGGACGTATACAGAATTTCAGGAACGTTATTGACGCGCATGGCCTCAAGGATATTCTGAGTCAGATACGTACCTTCCCAAAAATCTATATCGGGTTGTTTTACAGCTTTGGCGATATCCGGATTCGCCGCAAAATGGATTACCAAATCTACACCGGCCATCGCGTGCGTTAGCAAGCCCAAGTGCTTGATATCGCCTTCAACAATTTTCAGTTTGAGATTCGACACTACCGATTTTAAATGCTCCATGCTCCCGGACGTGAAATTATCGTAAATAACAAGTGACTCGACACGCTCATCCAGCAGCAATCTTTGCACAATATGAGAACCGATAAACCCTGCACCGCCAGAAACAAATATCTTCATAACCCACCCTCTTTAATTTCACTTAAATATAAAATACTTTAAATGTGTGTCAATAAAGCGATCATAATTTTACAAACTCCTTAGGAATTCCAATAGACATCCTGATAAGCAGCAGCAATAACATCAATCCACAGAGGCATATCAATATAGCTTGGTTAAGTTTTTCTGGCCTGTAGGTAAAACTCACATCATATTCTCCCGCTTTATTTACCCATATTCCCTTAGATGCTTCGTTCACCCGAATATAGTCAACTTTCTCGCCGTTTACATTCGCAACAAAATCGCCAGGATAATATGTTTCACCGAGCACAATGATACCCGGGCCGCTCGCCTCAACAGAGAAACGAGTACTATTGTTCGTCAACCTGTATTCTCCCGCAGGTATTACCCGGTAGAGCGTATTGTTTTTTAGGACTCCCTGCGGGATGAACTGACTTTCCACTGCGGCGAATGGTACATGCTTTTTATCTGCCAATGCATCTATAATATCAGTTGGTTTATGTACTTCTATTATTTTATTAACGAAGAAAGCCCTTGGCCATACGGACTCTCTTTGCCAGACATCTAGATCGCGGGAGTATAGCAACTGCATATCTTGAGGCATCTTGGTTCCAACATCTGCTACCATGTAACCTATCCCCAGCAAATCCAGTGAAGCTGCACGACTGGTAATCTGATCACTTTTAATACGACGGCACCAGCCCCAATCAACCATTGGGTAATCAATAAGAGTCAATAGTTTTTCGTAATTTTTACTTCTTAATGGCTCAACAGGCACTATTCCTTCTAGATCCAATCTAGCGTTAAAGCCAGGGAATAAAACCTCTCGTTCACCAACTACCCGCGTCGGTATCATTGCTTTGTCAATTCTCTTTTTAACATACTCGATGGCATTCGACTTGTTTGAATAATTAGCGCGCTCTGTAGAATTCATCACATAAGCATCAATCGTTGCCACTCCTGTCATCAAATGCATGCCATGACGAACATTTAATACCAAAAAGCAACATGTTAATATTATTAACCCTATCCTTTTTTTCCAAACACCTGATCCAGCGAGCTGGTATAGTGCTACAAGCCCGATGAGTACAATAAAAACAATAACAATATACCTCTCTTCAATAGAATATTTAATAGGATTTTGCCAAATTAAAACGAGCCATAACCCAAGAAAACTTGAAATTGAAAAAGCTAGGATTGCCTTCTTAAATTTATCGGATGCCTCTAAGAAGTCCCGGATTCCATGCCCGGCGATGATTAAAGCAAGTACCGTCATAGGCACTGAAAAGGTGTCTCCCACGTGATGTACCTTGTTGATAAAAGGAATAGCAATCAGGATTGACACCGGGATCAAGCCATACGCAGTAGACATTGCCAAGACAAATAATCCCCAACTGCCACAAACTATACACGATTGTCGAAGACGCAAACTTATAAAAGAACTTGCCATACAAAAAAAAATAAATAGATTTACTGAGGGCCCTGTAAGATTATTATTAAAGTACTTTTGAAAAAAGAAATTATCGAAAAATCCAATG
This portion of the Nitrospirota bacterium genome encodes:
- a CDS encoding NAD(P)-dependent oxidoreductase; protein product: MRVLITGVSGYYGSILTKYLLNQDIECVGIDLVPSDILSNEKLIICNLCDSMDLEQKLRGQKFDAIIHLASQIDFAVRNQRNLYDNNVVGTRNIAKIALALGIKNFIFTSSNSIFLGVKNKFIRDDDAPSPIDMYGRSKCDSESILLNYQNKFHVNILRCPNIIDAGRVGMLSVLFELVRSNATLWVLGDGGIRHQCLYAQDLNTAVVKLLSSSKSSTYNIGSSNVPSFLEMFQHLIKLTNSKSKIRSIPATLAIPILKLCYKFHLSPLGPYQFRMLTQDFEFDLSKITAELGWKPTQNNSQILEIAYRHYCDNIQNIQSKKSANSAPVKMGILGLLKLFKW
- a CDS encoding class I SAM-dependent methyltransferase codes for the protein MKPNASDNWDDHWGKQNSLADYNPGQILRHRLVFGEINKISKKKATLLVDFGSGQGDLIKKLSREFKNIKMIGLEYSQIGVEISRQNNPGATFIQADLTQDLFIKELYRKADIITCCDVLEHVDYPEKIVKNALNLLEQDGVLIITLPGGPMSKLDIHIGHRRHYNKYSLSKLLQQCGFNKIQIVSAGWPFFNLYRLMLLFRGDKLVNDVSFNTSAIKTRLIQMVGLLFSLLFRGNINSSKYGWQIIAIATKE
- a CDS encoding glycosyltransferase family 2 protein, with protein sequence MAMRISGNPKCIELIIPESDVGIDQLPEVSIVVPALNEEITIGEFVDWCWEGLKRAGVSGEIIIVDSSSDDTPNIALAKGARVLRTPKKGLGQAYIDVIPSIRGRFIIMGDCDLTYDFREIKVFVDSFRAGNEFVMGSRFAGTIESGAMPSLHRYFGTPLTTWILNRIYHSSYSDIHCGMRGLTKDALLKINLTSKGWEYASEMVLKASRIGLKIAEVPVSFYKDREGRYSHHRRAGFWSPWLAGWINLKVMLVYSPDSFLIKPGVFSFFIGLIISLLSLGGSISIGPIGFNIYMLLLGLTATVLGYSLFQVGILARNAHGLRSGIERSILEKFTYDRGMITAGLLCTGGFALDLQFLADYIANDFVIGSLSRFAIFGLLLIILGVQTFSFTLLLELGRRLGGNPYKRG
- a CDS encoding NAD-dependent epimerase/dehydratase family protein — encoded protein: MKIFVSGGAGFIGSHIVQRLLLDERVESLVIYDNFTSGSMEHLKSVVSNLKLKIVEGDIKHLGLLTHAMAGVDLVIHFAANPDIAKAVKQPDIDFWEGTYLTQNILEAMRVNNVPEILYTSGSGIYGEAPDVAFAESYGPCFPISTYGASKMACEALISSYCHMFSMNGRAFRFANVVGPKQTHGVGYDFIRRLKHDPTKLRILGDGSQTKSYIYVEDVIDAMLLVLGKNAKIQGQCFDVFNVATDDYISVTEIADIACRVAGVEPGSVDYQYTGGDRGWKGDVPKVLFDVHKIKKLGWRAQRSSAQAIEASIAAMNNEI